In a single window of the Dysgonomonas mossii genome:
- a CDS encoding SusC/RagA family TonB-linked outer membrane protein produces the protein MKIKPKKMKSSAALMRRIFFFTCFLLASVTTIYAQTKTISGKVVDQANEPLIGVSVLVQGTTNGTITDIDGMYSLSAKQGDVLVFSYLGMKSQSVTVGAQNAINVVLEDDAKMLTETVVIGYGTAKKRDLTGSIASIKAEDIANRPSANPLASLQGKVAGVQVVNTGIAGQDPEIRIRGTNSINGYKPLYVVDGLFNDNISFLNAADIESMEILKDPSSLAIFGVRGANGVIIVTTKKAKEGQTLVNINTSFGFKSVVDKIKMANAAQFKELYSEQLANQGASPFDYTNWTADTDWQDEIFQTGFITNNNISITSSSERNKFYMGVGYTSEEGTLKHEQFSKVTINLSSDYTITKAFKVGFQFNGARSTPLNTSTSLYTDAVKRALYAAPIGSPYNEKEGLYNTLPSFQKNEVSNPMTIVELQKDMNKVIDYRASGNVYGDLTFLKNFNFRVMYSLDYKSYDSRLYTPKRTIFDVDTQQPVVMGDGKTAVQQQKTNETKVQSDYLLTYTNSFNNHNITATAGFTTYYNNLSSLTGKRGEGNGLPIANDPDKWFVSIGDANAASAESTQWERSTVSFLARGLYNYKNKYLFNGSFRRDGSSGFFYTGNEWQNFYSLGAGWVITEEDFMKDFTFLDYLKLKGSWGTLGNQNMDRVYPAEPVLLNTSNAIFGDNIIPGYEIAYLPNPNLRWEKIEAWEAGFEAYFLKNRLNFEGVYYKKKTKDLLAEVPGITGTRPGLGNLGALENKGVELSLSWNDKIGSDWRYSVSGNLTTIKNKVLSLVQNGYTITDGTSGLPMMSYTQAGYPIGYFYGYKVDGVYQNQTEIDNSPTNKLTKVLPGDLKFKDVNGDGEITTADRTMIGNPTPDFTYGLSVNVGYKNFDLSVDMMGVYGNEIYRTWNIFEWSQFNYLESKMGRWHGEGTSNTEPILNRKRAINGKDYPSDYFVEDGSFFRIRNIQLGYTFGADMLKKLRMRSLRVYINAQNPKTWKNNTGYSPEIGGSATAFGIDANPYPMPAVYTFGLNLTF, from the coding sequence ATGAAAATTAAACCTAAAAAAATGAAAAGTTCAGCTGCTCTCATGCGGAGAATTTTTTTCTTCACTTGTTTTCTTTTGGCAAGCGTGACGACTATTTATGCGCAGACCAAAACAATCTCGGGTAAGGTTGTGGATCAAGCGAATGAGCCTCTAATCGGAGTTAGTGTTCTGGTACAAGGTACAACAAACGGAACAATAACAGATATAGATGGTATGTATTCTCTTTCTGCAAAACAAGGAGATGTTCTTGTGTTTTCTTATTTGGGAATGAAATCTCAATCAGTTACTGTAGGTGCCCAGAATGCGATAAACGTAGTATTGGAAGATGACGCCAAAATGCTAACGGAAACAGTCGTAATTGGTTATGGTACAGCAAAGAAAAGAGACTTGACCGGGTCCATAGCTAGTATTAAAGCTGAGGATATAGCAAACCGTCCGTCTGCAAACCCATTAGCTTCTTTGCAAGGAAAAGTAGCGGGGGTACAGGTCGTAAATACAGGTATTGCCGGACAAGATCCCGAAATTCGTATTCGTGGAACAAATTCAATTAACGGATATAAGCCGCTATATGTAGTTGATGGATTATTTAACGATAACATTAGCTTCTTAAATGCTGCCGACATTGAATCGATGGAAATCTTAAAAGACCCTTCATCATTGGCTATCTTTGGTGTACGTGGTGCAAATGGTGTTATTATTGTTACTACTAAAAAAGCGAAAGAAGGTCAGACATTGGTAAATATCAATACTTCTTTTGGTTTTAAATCGGTAGTAGATAAAATCAAAATGGCGAATGCTGCACAGTTTAAAGAACTTTATTCAGAGCAGTTAGCAAACCAAGGTGCAAGTCCTTTCGATTATACAAACTGGACTGCTGATACAGATTGGCAAGATGAAATATTCCAAACAGGATTTATTACCAATAACAATATTAGTATAACATCTTCTAGCGAAAGGAATAAGTTTTATATGGGTGTTGGATATACTTCAGAAGAAGGAACTTTGAAACACGAACAATTCAGTAAGGTTACTATCAATCTGAGCAGTGATTACACTATCACTAAAGCATTTAAAGTTGGATTCCAATTTAATGGTGCTCGTTCAACCCCTCTTAATACTTCTACCAGCTTATATACAGATGCTGTGAAAAGAGCTTTATATGCAGCACCTATCGGATCTCCTTATAATGAAAAAGAAGGTTTGTATAATACATTGCCTAGTTTCCAAAAAAATGAAGTGTCAAATCCGATGACTATTGTTGAGTTACAAAAGGATATGAACAAAGTAATTGATTACAGAGCATCCGGTAATGTATATGGAGATCTTACTTTCTTGAAGAACTTCAATTTCCGTGTAATGTATTCATTAGATTACAAATCTTATGATAGCAGATTATACACACCTAAGAGAACTATATTCGATGTTGATACTCAACAACCTGTGGTTATGGGAGATGGGAAAACTGCTGTGCAGCAACAAAAAACAAATGAAACAAAAGTTCAAAGTGATTATTTGTTGACTTATACAAATAGCTTTAACAATCATAATATCACAGCTACAGCTGGTTTTACAACATACTATAACAACTTATCCAGCCTTACTGGAAAACGTGGTGAAGGAAACGGACTTCCTATCGCGAATGACCCTGACAAATGGTTTGTAAGCATCGGTGATGCAAATGCAGCATCTGCCGAAAGTACACAATGGGAACGCTCAACTGTTTCATTCTTGGCAAGGGGATTGTATAATTATAAAAATAAATACCTGTTCAACGGATCGTTCCGTCGTGATGGATCTTCAGGATTCTTCTATACTGGCAACGAATGGCAAAATTTCTACTCTTTAGGTGCTGGTTGGGTAATAACAGAAGAGGATTTTATGAAAGATTTCACTTTTCTTGATTACTTGAAGCTTAAAGGATCATGGGGTACTCTAGGAAACCAAAATATGGATAGAGTTTATCCTGCAGAACCAGTACTTCTAAACACTTCTAACGCTATTTTTGGTGATAATATAATACCGGGATATGAAATCGCATATCTTCCAAATCCAAACTTGAGATGGGAAAAAATTGAAGCTTGGGAAGCTGGATTTGAAGCTTATTTCTTGAAGAATAGACTAAATTTCGAAGGTGTTTACTACAAGAAGAAAACTAAAGATCTTTTGGCTGAAGTACCAGGAATAACAGGTACCAGACCCGGTTTAGGAAACCTTGGAGCTTTGGAAAATAAAGGTGTTGAATTATCACTTTCATGGAATGATAAAATTGGTTCTGATTGGAGATATAGTGTAAGTGGAAACTTGACAACAATAAAGAATAAAGTATTGTCATTGGTGCAGAACGGATATACTATTACTGATGGAACATCAGGTCTTCCAATGATGTCTTATACACAAGCCGGTTATCCAATTGGTTATTTCTATGGATATAAAGTAGACGGTGTATATCAAAATCAGACAGAAATAGATAACTCTCCTACAAATAAATTAACAAAAGTATTACCGGGAGACCTTAAGTTTAAAGATGTAAATGGAGATGGTGAAATTACTACTGCAGACAGAACAATGATTGGTAATCCTACTCCTGATTTCACTTACGGACTTTCTGTAAATGTAGGATACAAGAATTTTGACTTGTCTGTTGACATGATGGGTGTATATGGTAATGAAATTTATCGCACATGGAATATTTTTGAATGGTCTCAGTTTAACTATTTGGAATCGAAGATGGGTAGATGGCATGGAGAAGGCACATCTAACACAGAACCTATTTTGAATAGAAAGCGTGCGATAAATGGTAAAGATTATCCATCTGATTATTTCGTCGAAGACGGTAGTTTCTTCCGTATCAGAAATATTCAATTGGGTTATACATTCGGAGCAGATATGTTGAAGAAGTTAAGAATGAGATCTTTGAGAGTATATATAAATGCTCAAAATCCTAAAACATGGAAAAATAATACAGGCTATTCTCCAGAAATAGGAGGTTCGGCAACAGCATTCGGTATCGATGCTAATCCGTATCCAATGCCTGCGGTTTATACATTTGGTTTAAATCTTACATTTTAA
- a CDS encoding triple tyrosine motif-containing protein: MKYIFLLFLTFLAFISISANKPHVINLSKNMYRADNKNWSIAQDEKGIMYFGNDIGLLEFDGVEWKLNRIPNSLIARSVAVLSHQTIFTGSYEEFGRWDRDISGKLVYTSLSDQLDKALFKNDDFWKIWIAEDCVYFQSFSSIYMYDYKTVKHVPFDGGFLLLSKVRNEFLVQQMFGALYRLKGATLTKIEGSEIFTNTDVRVILPYSTDKYLIGTSTKGMYIYDGSTFKQWNSAISSVLSSAELNCGILSSKGVYFFGTILDGIYQVDEAGNILDHLSTINTLQNNTVLSLYEDNIGNVWAALDKGISYIQHIENMDCYIDKGGKTGAVYGGALWNDKLFVATNQGVFYIAAEDLKKPEALSNMKLINGTQGQVWTLKVVNGKLYCCHNKGLKMINSNLSVSDVFDIHTGVYNIMEAKYKEKDLLFLSTYQSLKIVDPATNKVYVPKQISEPIINADIDHIGNIWLEHANRGIYRCKLGDDLSGFETFSYYGGSNKDGFPYKMKMFKVGGRIVLLGNNEFYTYDDISNKIVPNTILNDCFKNVKNLKQIVHIRGNLFWALTDASIYKFSYDGYEASILESYNLGMNLSLVNAYENVSILNDSLSLVCLDNGFMIYNKEHVVKKDLQNKLPLPYLRMLGTTNGYGDYEYKNLAQLAKISYNYNTVTFGFSAENAFSSNFSFQYMLQGVDNDWSLPQKVNGAQYARLPEGKYVFMVRTVDNLGHYSESISYEFEILPPWYQTIWAYMFYILAFFFVMYIIWMLILRRYRNLHLQKIRHRETRRLKMLAGELQQEVEQKSAELLTQTSFIIQKNELILKVKDIIDDFYSKNRNNALIPLSQKINALLNSNMNTEDDWKTFLLKFEEKHTGFFRKMKTLYPQLTNNDLRLCACLKLNLETKEIASLMNLSIRAVENSRYRLRKKLNILPSQNLNEFFLNID; this comes from the coding sequence ATGAAATATATCTTTTTATTATTCCTAACCTTCCTTGCTTTCATTTCAATTTCGGCAAATAAACCACATGTTATCAACCTCTCCAAGAACATGTATAGAGCCGATAATAAAAACTGGTCGATAGCGCAAGACGAAAAAGGAATAATGTATTTTGGTAACGACATAGGCTTGTTGGAGTTCGACGGTGTCGAATGGAAGCTAAACCGTATACCTAATTCTCTAATAGCACGTTCGGTGGCAGTTCTTTCGCATCAAACGATTTTTACGGGAAGCTATGAGGAGTTTGGTCGATGGGATAGGGATATCTCAGGGAAATTAGTCTACACTTCTTTAAGTGATCAACTGGATAAAGCTCTTTTTAAAAATGATGATTTCTGGAAGATATGGATTGCGGAAGATTGCGTTTATTTCCAATCTTTTTCGTCCATCTATATGTACGACTATAAAACAGTGAAACATGTACCTTTCGATGGAGGCTTCTTATTATTATCTAAGGTGAGAAATGAATTCTTGGTGCAGCAAATGTTTGGAGCATTGTATCGCCTGAAAGGTGCTACATTAACAAAGATAGAAGGGAGTGAAATCTTTACGAATACAGATGTTAGGGTTATATTGCCATATTCAACAGATAAATATCTTATAGGTACATCCACAAAAGGAATGTATATTTATGATGGGAGCACGTTTAAACAATGGAACTCTGCCATATCGTCTGTATTAAGTTCTGCAGAGCTTAATTGCGGTATATTGTCTTCGAAGGGTGTTTATTTTTTCGGAACTATATTAGATGGTATTTATCAGGTTGACGAAGCTGGTAATATATTAGATCATCTATCTACTATAAATACCCTCCAGAATAATACGGTGCTATCCCTCTATGAAGATAATATAGGCAATGTCTGGGCTGCTCTGGATAAAGGTATCTCTTATATACAGCATATAGAGAATATGGACTGCTATATAGATAAAGGAGGGAAAACTGGTGCTGTATATGGTGGTGCTCTGTGGAATGATAAATTGTTTGTTGCTACCAATCAGGGTGTGTTCTACATAGCTGCTGAAGACCTTAAAAAGCCGGAAGCTCTGTCTAACATGAAACTGATAAATGGAACACAAGGACAAGTCTGGACATTAAAAGTTGTGAATGGAAAGCTATACTGTTGCCACAACAAAGGTCTAAAAATGATAAACAGTAACCTTTCGGTTTCAGATGTGTTTGATATACATACGGGTGTCTACAACATCATGGAAGCAAAATATAAAGAGAAAGACTTGCTTTTTCTTTCTACCTATCAGTCTCTAAAAATTGTAGATCCCGCTACAAATAAGGTCTATGTGCCGAAACAGATATCAGAGCCGATAATTAATGCTGATATTGATCATATCGGTAATATTTGGTTAGAACATGCTAATAGAGGGATTTATAGATGTAAACTCGGAGACGATCTCTCGGGCTTTGAAACATTCTCATATTACGGAGGAAGTAATAAAGATGGATTCCCATACAAAATGAAAATGTTTAAGGTGGGGGGACGTATTGTTTTGCTTGGAAATAATGAGTTTTATACCTACGATGATATTTCAAATAAAATAGTGCCGAATACAATACTGAATGATTGCTTTAAAAATGTAAAGAACCTAAAGCAAATTGTACATATTCGAGGAAATCTATTTTGGGCACTTACGGATGCTTCGATTTATAAATTCTCGTATGATGGCTATGAGGCATCTATTCTCGAAAGCTACAACCTAGGAATGAACTTATCATTGGTAAACGCATACGAAAATGTGTCTATCCTGAATGATTCATTGAGCCTTGTCTGTTTGGATAATGGGTTTATGATATACAATAAAGAACATGTTGTAAAAAAAGACCTTCAAAATAAATTACCTCTTCCATATTTAAGGATGTTGGGAACAACAAATGGTTATGGTGATTACGAATATAAGAATCTTGCTCAATTAGCTAAGATATCATATAACTATAATACTGTAACCTTTGGCTTTTCGGCAGAAAATGCATTTTCATCTAATTTTTCATTTCAGTATATGTTGCAGGGGGTAGATAATGACTGGTCTCTACCTCAAAAGGTGAATGGTGCTCAATATGCTCGTCTACCTGAGGGTAAGTATGTCTTTATGGTACGTACGGTAGATAATCTCGGACATTATTCCGAATCTATATCTTATGAGTTTGAAATATTGCCGCCTTGGTATCAGACTATTTGGGCGTATATGTTTTATATTCTTGCTTTTTTCTTTGTTATGTATATCATCTGGATGCTTATATTAAGACGATATAGAAACTTGCATCTTCAAAAGATCAGACATAGAGAAACCCGACGCTTGAAAATGTTGGCCGGGGAGTTGCAGCAAGAAGTGGAACAAAAGAGTGCCGAACTTCTTACTCAAACATCTTTTATTATTCAGAAAAATGAACTCATTTTGAAAGTAAAAGATATCATAGATGATTTTTATTCAAAGAATAGAAACAATGCATTGATTCCGTTATCTCAAAAAATAAATGCCTTGCTCAATAGCAATATGAATACGGAAGATGATTGGAAAACATTTTTATTAAAATTTGAAGAAAAACATACAGGCTTTTTCAGAAAGATGAAAACTCTATACCCTCAGTTAACCAATAATGATCTTAGGCTTTGTGCTTGTTTGAAACTAAATTTGGAAACAAAGGAGATTGCTTCTTTAATGAATTTATCTATTAGAGCCGTTGAAAATAGTCGTTATAGACTAAGAAAAAAGTTAAATATTCTTCCTTCCCAAAACTTGAATGAGTTTTTTCTCAATATAGATTAA